One window from the genome of Gadus macrocephalus chromosome 7, ASM3116895v1 encodes:
- the txndc15 gene encoding thioredoxin domain-containing protein 15 isoform X2, whose translation MSYFIPSVYKFNMTVIIGINYIWLVFLSINLYFSVSSSVVAQESSESSETKWSEDALSDLENSPKFVETDNFESHPKRQFKTAEIADALMGTETPIDPSDIESLYPKNVKDFQSGFLPPCAEDDAECAAPSQAPDGVLLKNSPETEQVTLDMVHVDAMVTEEQNTTETTKTHKVNCDRRNITGMEDFTVQVLNASQDLMEFLNANGTECSVVLFFTTWCQFSASLAPHFNALPRVFPSMHFLALDASQHSSLSTRFGTVAVPNILLFQGVKPMARFNHTDRTLEALTFFIANQTGFEAGPDREVTDSDQLGPLPGVPVKSIDWLLVFSVLFITGFTFYAILRTDSIRWLIPGQEHEHQD comes from the exons ATGTCGTATTTTATACCTTCAGTATATAAATTCAATATGACGGTGATAATAGGTATTAATTATATTTGGTTGGTTTTCTTAAGCATTAATTTGTATTTTAGTGTCAGTTCATCAGTGGTCGCACAGG AGAGCAGTGAGTCTTCAGAGACAAAATGGAGTGAGGATGCCCTCTCCGACCTGGAGAACAGCCCTAAATTCGTTGAGACGGACAACTTTGAGTCTCACCCGAAACGGCAGTTCAAAACTGCTGAAATTGCAGATGCCCTTATGGGGACTGAAACCCCCATCGATCCATCGGACATAGAGTCCCTGTATCCCAAAAATGTGAAAGACTTCCAGAGTGGCTTCTTGCCACCTTGTGCTGAGGATGATGCAGAGTGTGCTGCACCCTCTCAGGCTCCTGATGGAGTACTTTTGAAGAACAGCCCGGAAACAGAGCAG GTTACTCTGGATATGGTGCACGTGGAcgccatggtgacggaggagcagAACACAACGGAGACCACGAAGACGCACAAGGTCAACTGTGATAGGAGGAATATCACCGGGATGGAGGACTTTACTGTGCAGGTCCTGAATGCCTCACAG GACCTGATGGAGTTCCTGAACGCCAACGGGACCGAGTGCTCCGTGGTGCTCTTCTTCACCACCTGGTGCCAGTTCTCCGCCAGCCTTGCCCCTCACTTCAACGCCCTGCCAAGGGtttttcccagcatgcatttCCTAGCACTGGATGCCTCTCAGCATAGCAG TCTGTCCACCCGGTTTGGGACGGTGGCAGTGCCCAACATACTGCTCTTCCAGGGGGTGAAACCCATGGCCCGCTTCAACCACACCGACCGCACCCTGGAGGCACTCACCTTCTTCATAGCAAACCAGACAG GATTCGAGGCGGGCCCTGACAGAGAAGTGACGGACTCCGACCAATTGGGGCCCCTGCCCGGGGTGCCGGTGAAGAGCATCGATTGgctgcttgtgttttcagtccTGTTCATCACAGGTTTTACGTTCTATGCCATCCTGCGGACAGACAGCATCCGGTGGCTCATACCAGGACAGGAGCACGAGCACCAGGACTGA
- the c7h5orf24 gene encoding UPF0461 protein C5orf24 homolog: protein MMRQVTTSDFCMSGRPSCLAEDSHHPASHFELCASQSNKFYPSPHPPSLQMGLGPMPPLAPQSSHKPLACHRLDALGDPRSPGPPQGSGMGMGKAGAEPQPQDLKKKKPPGGKSGRRGRPAGTTKLAGYRTSTGRPLGTTRAAGFKTSPGRPLGTTKAAGYKVSPGRPPGSIKSLSRLNKLAYGTCSGAAFPYPLPHKDSLCEPSCKDKVAND from the coding sequence aTGATGCGGCAGGTGACCACCAGTGACTTCTGCATGAGCGGCCGGCCGTCCTGCCTGGCGGAGGACTCCCACCACCCCGCCTCCCACTTTGAGCTCTGCGCCTCCCAGTCCAACAAGTTCTACCCCTCCCCGCACCCGCCCTCGCTGCAGATGGGCCTGGGGCCCATGCCGCCGCTGGCCCCCCAGAGCTCACACAAACCCCTCGCCTGCCACAGGCTGGACGCCCTGGGAGACCCCCGCTCGCCGGGACCCCCGCAGGGCTCGGGCATGGGCATGGGCAAGGCCGGCGCCGAGCCGCAGCCGCAGgacctgaagaagaagaagccccCCGGGGGGAAGTCGGGCCGGCGCGGGCGGCCCGCCGGGACCACCAAGCTGGCGGGGTACCGGACCAGCACGGGGCGGCCCCTGGGGACCACGCGGGCGGCGGGCTTCAAGACCAGCCCAGGCCGGCCGCTGGGCACCACCAAGGCAGCGGGGTACAAGGTGAGCCCCGGGCGCCCCCCCGGCAGCATCAAGAGCCTGTCGCGCCTCAACAAACTAGCCTACGGCACGTGCAGCGGCGCGGCCTTCCCCTACCCGCTGCCCCATAAGGACAGCCTGTGTGAACCCTCCTGCAAGGACAAGGTAGCTAATGATTAA
- the LOC132460924 gene encoding pterin-4-alpha-carbinolamine dehydratase 2-like, translating to MFTFGIKSVSWRVSRLGSLLPTISRHSNMASESHWLTPADREQSVMELRATGWAEVETRDAIYKELRFKSFNQAFGFMTRVALQAEKMNHHPEWFNVYNKVQITLTTHDCGGLSQRDIKMAKFIDKTSINC from the exons ATGTTTACCTTTGGCATTAAGAGTGTGTCCTGGAGGGTTTCTAGGCTGGGGAGCCTCCTACCAACGATATCAAGACATTCTAACATG GCCTCGGAGTCCCACTGGCTCACGCCAGCAGACCGAGAGCAGTCGGTGATGGAGCTGAGGGCAACCGGCTGGGCGGAGGTGGAGACCCGGGACGCCATCTACAAAGAGCTCCGATTCAAGAGCTtcaaccag GCGTTTGGTTTCATGACGAGAGTGGCCCTCCAAGCTGAGAAGATGAACCATCACCCTGAGTGGTTTAACGTCTATAATAAG GTCCAGATCACGCTGACAACCCATGACTGCGGAGGGCTTTCTCAACGCGATATCAAAATGGCCAAGTTTATTGACAAAACCAGTATAAATTGCTAA
- the txndc15 gene encoding thioredoxin domain-containing protein 15 isoform X1 — translation MSYFIPSVYKFNMTVIIGINYIWLVFLSINLYFSVSSSVVAQESSESSETKWSEDALSDLENSPKFVETDNFESHPKRQFKTAEIADALMGTETPIDPSDIESLYPKNVKDFQSGFLPPCAEDDAECAAPSQAPDGVLLKNSPETEQVTVTLDMVHVDAMVTEEQNTTETTKTHKVNCDRRNITGMEDFTVQVLNASQDLMEFLNANGTECSVVLFFTTWCQFSASLAPHFNALPRVFPSMHFLALDASQHSSLSTRFGTVAVPNILLFQGVKPMARFNHTDRTLEALTFFIANQTGFEAGPDREVTDSDQLGPLPGVPVKSIDWLLVFSVLFITGFTFYAILRTDSIRWLIPGQEHEHQD, via the exons ATGTCGTATTTTATACCTTCAGTATATAAATTCAATATGACGGTGATAATAGGTATTAATTATATTTGGTTGGTTTTCTTAAGCATTAATTTGTATTTTAGTGTCAGTTCATCAGTGGTCGCACAGG AGAGCAGTGAGTCTTCAGAGACAAAATGGAGTGAGGATGCCCTCTCCGACCTGGAGAACAGCCCTAAATTCGTTGAGACGGACAACTTTGAGTCTCACCCGAAACGGCAGTTCAAAACTGCTGAAATTGCAGATGCCCTTATGGGGACTGAAACCCCCATCGATCCATCGGACATAGAGTCCCTGTATCCCAAAAATGTGAAAGACTTCCAGAGTGGCTTCTTGCCACCTTGTGCTGAGGATGATGCAGAGTGTGCTGCACCCTCTCAGGCTCCTGATGGAGTACTTTTGAAGAACAGCCCGGAAACAGAGCAGGTGACT GTTACTCTGGATATGGTGCACGTGGAcgccatggtgacggaggagcagAACACAACGGAGACCACGAAGACGCACAAGGTCAACTGTGATAGGAGGAATATCACCGGGATGGAGGACTTTACTGTGCAGGTCCTGAATGCCTCACAG GACCTGATGGAGTTCCTGAACGCCAACGGGACCGAGTGCTCCGTGGTGCTCTTCTTCACCACCTGGTGCCAGTTCTCCGCCAGCCTTGCCCCTCACTTCAACGCCCTGCCAAGGGtttttcccagcatgcatttCCTAGCACTGGATGCCTCTCAGCATAGCAG TCTGTCCACCCGGTTTGGGACGGTGGCAGTGCCCAACATACTGCTCTTCCAGGGGGTGAAACCCATGGCCCGCTTCAACCACACCGACCGCACCCTGGAGGCACTCACCTTCTTCATAGCAAACCAGACAG GATTCGAGGCGGGCCCTGACAGAGAAGTGACGGACTCCGACCAATTGGGGCCCCTGCCCGGGGTGCCGGTGAAGAGCATCGATTGgctgcttgtgttttcagtccTGTTCATCACAGGTTTTACGTTCTATGCCATCCTGCGGACAGACAGCATCCGGTGGCTCATACCAGGACAGGAGCACGAGCACCAGGACTGA